From Synergistaceae bacterium, one genomic window encodes:
- a CDS encoding flavocytochrome c: MKKRVFALVSAVVIIAIMVITQQNAKSTLTGTGTGDGFGGKDAVSVTVSVKDGKITAVTAQGPKETDGIGSKAIEAMPGAMVAANSIAVDGVTGATMTSTGLRQAAERALTAAGLNPADFGGGKAQASAPAPAQPAPAQPAPEPKAEKAADGSITGTANADGFGGPGALTMSITLKDGKIVDVKAEGPKETDGIGSVAVARMPGDMVAGNTINVEGVSGATVTSTGLLKAAEEALKAAGVNPEDYKKASAVVAEDKTYDADVAVIGAGGAGMIAAIVAADAGKKVVLIEKQAMTGGNSVRASGGMNAADTPEQDKNKFNEEAGVEKTLKTAAEKWAGNATVTALAEAVKAKWEAYKAKPEGYFDCVELMQLDTIIGGHGINDPELVETLVKGTAPAIAWLKTIGIDLTSVGAAGGASVKRIHRPLNEQGKVVSVGGYVVPRLEKAVRARNNITLLTETTATSITTKDGKISGVEATSRGAKITVNAKAVVLATGGFGANLKMVARLNPALEGFMTTNAPGINGDGITMAQELGAATVDMKQIQIHPTVQYDSSNLITEGLRGDGAILVNTEGKRFIDEVLTRDVVSKAEIDQPNSFAWLVIDQKMVDDSLLIQGYISKGYTFKGDTYEDLAKTLGIPADVFAKTMNDWNGYVKARKDPDFGRTSFIEPLDKAPFYAIKVTPGIHHTMGGLKIDGRTRVLKADGTVIPGLFAAGEVTGGVHGGNRLGGTAVSDFVVYGRIAGQEAANF, from the coding sequence ATGAAGAAGCGTGTATTTGCGCTTGTGTCTGCTGTAGTGATTATTGCCATCATGGTTATAACCCAGCAGAACGCAAAGAGTACCCTTACCGGCACAGGAACCGGCGACGGCTTCGGCGGCAAGGATGCAGTCAGTGTTACGGTGAGCGTCAAGGACGGTAAAATCACCGCAGTAACCGCGCAGGGTCCGAAGGAGACCGACGGAATAGGCTCGAAAGCCATCGAGGCCATGCCCGGCGCAATGGTGGCCGCGAACAGCATCGCAGTTGACGGAGTTACTGGAGCTACGATGACTTCAACGGGACTTCGTCAGGCCGCAGAGAGGGCATTAACCGCCGCAGGCCTCAACCCGGCAGACTTCGGAGGAGGCAAAGCTCAGGCCTCAGCACCAGCCCCCGCACAGCCAGCCCCTGCACAGCCAGCCCCCGAGCCCAAAGCCGAGAAGGCCGCCGACGGGAGCATTACCGGCACAGCAAACGCAGACGGCTTCGGAGGTCCGGGAGCACTCACAATGAGCATCACCCTCAAGGACGGCAAGATTGTTGACGTTAAGGCAGAGGGCCCGAAGGAGACTGACGGCATCGGTTCTGTTGCTGTAGCGAGAATGCCAGGTGACATGGTTGCAGGCAACACCATCAACGTCGAGGGCGTGAGCGGAGCTACCGTAACTTCAACAGGACTCCTCAAGGCCGCAGAAGAAGCTCTCAAGGCCGCTGGCGTGAACCCTGAGGACTACAAGAAGGCTTCGGCGGTTGTCGCAGAGGACAAGACGTATGACGCTGACGTTGCGGTCATCGGAGCAGGCGGAGCAGGAATGATCGCGGCAATCGTTGCGGCAGACGCGGGCAAGAAGGTCGTCCTCATCGAGAAGCAGGCAATGACCGGCGGAAACTCTGTGCGTGCTTCGGGCGGAATGAACGCGGCGGATACTCCCGAGCAGGACAAAAACAAGTTCAACGAGGAAGCCGGAGTCGAGAAGACCTTAAAGACGGCCGCCGAGAAGTGGGCAGGCAACGCGACAGTTACTGCGCTTGCTGAGGCAGTGAAAGCGAAGTGGGAAGCCTACAAGGCCAAGCCGGAAGGATACTTCGACTGCGTGGAGCTCATGCAGTTAGACACGATTATAGGCGGGCACGGCATCAATGACCCTGAGCTCGTCGAAACCCTCGTGAAGGGAACAGCACCGGCTATAGCGTGGCTGAAGACTATCGGCATTGACCTCACGTCGGTAGGAGCTGCGGGCGGAGCTTCGGTGAAGCGCATTCACCGTCCTCTGAACGAACAGGGCAAGGTTGTATCCGTCGGAGGCTACGTTGTCCCGAGACTCGAGAAGGCCGTAAGAGCGAGAAACAACATCACGCTTCTCACCGAGACTACGGCAACATCAATCACGACGAAGGACGGCAAGATTTCCGGCGTTGAGGCGACGAGCAGGGGCGCGAAGATAACCGTGAACGCTAAGGCAGTAGTCCTCGCGACGGGAGGCTTCGGAGCGAACCTGAAGATGGTTGCCCGCCTTAACCCAGCGCTTGAAGGCTTCATGACCACCAACGCACCCGGCATTAACGGCGACGGCATAACGATGGCTCAGGAGCTCGGTGCGGCGACTGTCGACATGAAGCAGATTCAGATTCACCCGACAGTGCAGTACGACTCCTCGAACCTCATCACCGAAGGACTGCGCGGCGACGGAGCTATCCTCGTGAACACTGAGGGTAAACGCTTCATCGACGAAGTTCTGACGCGCGACGTTGTGTCGAAGGCGGAGATAGACCAGCCCAACTCGTTTGCGTGGCTCGTGATTGACCAGAAGATGGTTGATGACTCGCTGCTTATTCAGGGCTACATCTCGAAGGGCTACACGTTCAAGGGCGACACGTACGAGGACTTGGCCAAGACGCTGGGGATTCCTGCAGACGTTTTCGCCAAGACAATGAACGACTGGAACGGTTACGTGAAGGCGCGCAAAGACCCTGACTTCGGACGTACGAGCTTCATCGAGCCGCTCGATAAGGCACCGTTCTACGCGATCAAGGTTACGCCCGGAATCCACCACACGATGGGCGGACTGAAGATCGACGGGCGCACGAGAGTCCTCAAGGCTGACGGGACGGTCATTCCGGGACTGTTTGCGGCTGGAGAAGTTACGGGCGGAGTTCATGGCGGGAACAGGCTCGGCGGAACGGCAGTGAGTGATTTCGTGGTGTACGGAAGAATCGCGGGACAGGAAGCAGCGAACTTCTAA